One genomic region from Xiphophorus couchianus chromosome 21, X_couchianus-1.0, whole genome shotgun sequence encodes:
- the myca gene encoding transcriptional regulator Myc-A isoform X2: MPLNSVLANKNYDYDYDSLQPFFYYDNEEEDFYPEQPQPPAPSEDIWKKFELLPTPPLSPSRRPSLSSLFPSTADQLEMVTEFLGDDVVNQSIICDADYSQTFLKSIIIQDCMWSGFSAAAKLKKVVSERLASLQAARKDAAAAAASVDPAAGAAWRLNSSYLQDLNTSASECIDPSVVFPYPVAETPKQTAGTVRSKDLGLDTPPNSGSSSSCSDSEEEDDDEDEEDQEEEEEEEEDEEIDVVTVEKRHAVKRCDPSPLESRHASPLVLKRCHVSTHQHNYAAHPSLRHEQPAVKRLKLESSSSSIAAAAAGGGGGGVSGGSSSRVLKQISSNRKCSSPRTSDTEDYDKRRTHNVLERQRRNELKLSFFALRDEIPEVANNEKAAKVVILKKATECIYSMQSDEQRLVSLKEQLRRKSELLKQRLAQLQGSRV, translated from the exons ATGCCGCTGAATTCAGTTTTGGCGAATAAGAATTACGATTACGACTACGACTCCCTGCAGCCCTTTTTCTACTATGACAACGAGGAGGAGGACTTCTACCCGGAGCAGCCGCAACCTCCGGCGCCGAGCGAAGACATCTGGAAGAAATTCGAGCTCCTCCCGACCCCTCCCCTCTCCCCGAGCCGCCGGCCGTCCCTGTCCAGTCTCTTCCCCTCCACCGCCGACCAGCTGGAGATGGTCACCGAGTTCCTCGGCGACGACGTGGTCAACCAGAGCATCATCTGCGACGCAGACTACTCGCAGACCTTCCTCAAGTCCATCATCATCCAGGACTGCATGTGGAGCGGCTTCTCGGCGGCGGCCAAGCTGAAGAAGGTGGTATCGGAGCGACTGGCCTCGCTGCAAGCAGCGCGAAAAGACGCCGCTGCTGCAGCCGCTTCGGTGGATCCGGCTGCGGGTGCTGCGTGGAGGCTGAACAGCAGCTACCTGCAGGATCTCAACACGTCCGCGTCGGAGTGCATTGATCCGTCTGTGGTTTTTCCCTACCCGGTGGCGGAGACGCCCAAGCAGACTGCAGGGACAGTGCGCAGCAAGGATCTGGGGCTGGACACGCCGCCCAACAGCGGGAGCAGCAGCAGTTGTAGTGACTCAG aagaagaagatgatgatgaggatgaagaagatcaggaggaggaagaggaggaagaagaagatgaggaaATCGACGTGGTCACCGTAGAGAAAAGGCACGCGGTGAAACGGTGCGACCCCAGCCCCCTGGAGAGCCGGCACGCAAGCCCACTGGTGCTAAAGAGATGCCACGTCTCCACTCACCAGCATAATTATGCCGCCCATCCATCCTTGAGGCACGAGCAGCCGGCTGTCAAGAGGCTGAAgctggagagcagcagcagcagcatcgcagcagcagcagcaggaggaggaggagggggagtgAGCGGAGGGAGCTCCAGCAGGGTCCTCAAACAAATCAGCAGCAACCGCAAGTGTTCGAGTCCGCGAACGTCTGACACCGAGGACTACGACAAGAGAAGGACTCACAACGTGCTGGAGCGCCAGAGGAGGAACGAGCTCAAGCTGAGCTTCTTCGCCCTGCGAGACGAGATCCCAGAGGTGGCCAACAACGAGAAGGCGGCCAAGGTGGTGATCCTGAAGAAGGCAACAGAGTGCATCTACAGCATGCAGTCAGACGAACAGAGACTTGTGTCACTCAAGGAGCAGCTGAGGAGGAAAAGTGAACTTTTAAAGCAGAGACTTGCACAGCTACAGGGTTCTCGTGTTTAA
- the myca gene encoding transcriptional regulator Myc-A isoform X1 yields the protein MPLNSVLANKNYDYDYDSLQPFFYYDNEEEDFYPEQPQPPAPSEDIWKKFELLPTPPLSPSRRPSLSSLFPSTADQLEMVTEFLGDDVVNQSIICDADYSQTFLKSIIIQDCMWSGFSAAAKLKKVVSERLASLQAARKDAAAAAASVDPAAGAAWRLNSSYLQDLNTSASECIDPSVVFPYPVAETPKQTAGTVRSKDLGLDTPPNSGSSSSCSDSEEEEDDDEDEEDQEEEEEEEEDEEIDVVTVEKRHAVKRCDPSPLESRHASPLVLKRCHVSTHQHNYAAHPSLRHEQPAVKRLKLESSSSSIAAAAAGGGGGGVSGGSSSRVLKQISSNRKCSSPRTSDTEDYDKRRTHNVLERQRRNELKLSFFALRDEIPEVANNEKAAKVVILKKATECIYSMQSDEQRLVSLKEQLRRKSELLKQRLAQLQGSRV from the exons ATGCCGCTGAATTCAGTTTTGGCGAATAAGAATTACGATTACGACTACGACTCCCTGCAGCCCTTTTTCTACTATGACAACGAGGAGGAGGACTTCTACCCGGAGCAGCCGCAACCTCCGGCGCCGAGCGAAGACATCTGGAAGAAATTCGAGCTCCTCCCGACCCCTCCCCTCTCCCCGAGCCGCCGGCCGTCCCTGTCCAGTCTCTTCCCCTCCACCGCCGACCAGCTGGAGATGGTCACCGAGTTCCTCGGCGACGACGTGGTCAACCAGAGCATCATCTGCGACGCAGACTACTCGCAGACCTTCCTCAAGTCCATCATCATCCAGGACTGCATGTGGAGCGGCTTCTCGGCGGCGGCCAAGCTGAAGAAGGTGGTATCGGAGCGACTGGCCTCGCTGCAAGCAGCGCGAAAAGACGCCGCTGCTGCAGCCGCTTCGGTGGATCCGGCTGCGGGTGCTGCGTGGAGGCTGAACAGCAGCTACCTGCAGGATCTCAACACGTCCGCGTCGGAGTGCATTGATCCGTCTGTGGTTTTTCCCTACCCGGTGGCGGAGACGCCCAAGCAGACTGCAGGGACAGTGCGCAGCAAGGATCTGGGGCTGGACACGCCGCCCAACAGCGGGAGCAGCAGCAGTTGTAGTGACTCAG aagaagaagaagatgatgatgaggatgaagaagatcaggaggaggaagaggaggaagaagaagatgaggaaATCGACGTGGTCACCGTAGAGAAAAGGCACGCGGTGAAACGGTGCGACCCCAGCCCCCTGGAGAGCCGGCACGCAAGCCCACTGGTGCTAAAGAGATGCCACGTCTCCACTCACCAGCATAATTATGCCGCCCATCCATCCTTGAGGCACGAGCAGCCGGCTGTCAAGAGGCTGAAgctggagagcagcagcagcagcatcgcagcagcagcagcaggaggaggaggagggggagtgAGCGGAGGGAGCTCCAGCAGGGTCCTCAAACAAATCAGCAGCAACCGCAAGTGTTCGAGTCCGCGAACGTCTGACACCGAGGACTACGACAAGAGAAGGACTCACAACGTGCTGGAGCGCCAGAGGAGGAACGAGCTCAAGCTGAGCTTCTTCGCCCTGCGAGACGAGATCCCAGAGGTGGCCAACAACGAGAAGGCGGCCAAGGTGGTGATCCTGAAGAAGGCAACAGAGTGCATCTACAGCATGCAGTCAGACGAACAGAGACTTGTGTCACTCAAGGAGCAGCTGAGGAGGAAAAGTGAACTTTTAAAGCAGAGACTTGCACAGCTACAGGGTTCTCGTGTTTAA